The Desulfosporosinus acidiphilus SJ4 genome has a window encoding:
- a CDS encoding DUF1285 domain-containing protein, producing MNNFQAPELFIDKEGQWYADGVLMIRKEIIELFASHLKKDGHDNYHIDWQGQLYPVKVEDVPFFVQSVSEQVGVLMIHLYDGRIFALPPGNIVTKNNIPYISLFSQQDTKLSRASYCELCKNLIECEGRYLIKIGGNEWLVEEN from the coding sequence TTGAATAATTTTCAGGCCCCCGAATTGTTTATTGATAAAGAGGGACAATGGTATGCTGATGGTGTCCTGATGATCAGAAAAGAAATTATAGAGTTATTTGCTTCCCATCTTAAAAAGGATGGTCATGATAACTATCATATTGATTGGCAAGGTCAATTGTATCCTGTAAAGGTTGAAGACGTCCCCTTTTTTGTTCAGTCGGTTTCCGAGCAAGTTGGTGTACTTATGATACATCTTTACGACGGGCGTATCTTTGCTCTGCCTCCGGGCAATATCGTCACGAAAAACAATATTCCTTATATCTCTTTATTTTCTCAGCAGGATACGAAGCTGTCTCGTGCTTCATATTGCGAATTGTGCAAAAACCTGATTGAGTGTGAAGGGCGATATTTGATCAAAATTGGTGGTAACGAATGGTTAGTTGAAGAAAATTAG
- a CDS encoding amino acid permease, which translates to MSSKKLGFWLLTALVTGNMVGSAIFMLPQSLSNIGSPAGVLLAWLFTGLGVLMLAHVYGQLSDFKPELIGGPPSYTRELFGQNKLGQIMGFEISWGYWTSNSPGNAAILITLVGYLTYFLPVLQSKTVLFTLGLFNIQVGNFLSFIIASLVLWFVHYLMFKGTYAASKINFFATITKILGFIFFIIIALSIFDITYLHPFIAEKTLKSGETLGLFQQMNQGAILTLWAFIGVESAVWLSGRAKRQQDVKWATLTGLLIALAIYLLITFLAMGALPAKELMVADKPLVDVLTKIIGPKGSFIMATLGVLSMLGATVGWILLSVEVPYQSARLNLFPHWFVKENKNGAPYRAAWITNGLTQLFLLSMISDTIANAFNEMIVIATLANLVPYLFSGIYSLKVVLKGENYGKIKIGKRFLDGTMALGASLYSLWVLKTGLSDLKTLALGMLLIVSGLVLVPLLPKHEMLKE; encoded by the coding sequence ATGAGTAGTAAAAAATTAGGTTTTTGGTTATTGACAGCGCTCGTCACTGGAAACATGGTGGGATCGGCGATCTTCATGCTTCCGCAATCTCTCTCGAACATTGGTTCTCCTGCGGGAGTATTGCTTGCCTGGCTGTTTACCGGTCTTGGTGTTTTGATGCTTGCTCACGTTTATGGCCAGCTGTCAGATTTTAAACCCGAACTAATCGGCGGTCCCCCCAGCTACACCAGGGAATTGTTTGGCCAAAACAAGCTGGGGCAAATCATGGGATTTGAAATCTCGTGGGGATATTGGACCTCAAACTCTCCTGGAAATGCAGCAATTCTCATAACGCTTGTAGGTTATCTAACGTATTTCCTGCCTGTTTTACAAAGCAAAACGGTTCTTTTCACTTTGGGTCTGTTTAACATTCAGGTTGGCAATTTCCTCTCATTTATAATTGCTTCCCTGGTGCTCTGGTTTGTTCATTATCTGATGTTTAAAGGGACATACGCAGCAAGTAAAATCAACTTCTTTGCTACGATAACTAAAATCTTAGGATTCATCTTCTTCATAATTATTGCTCTTTCTATCTTCGATATAACCTATCTCCATCCTTTTATCGCTGAAAAAACCCTTAAATCCGGCGAAACCCTCGGACTTTTTCAACAAATGAATCAAGGGGCGATTCTAACCCTCTGGGCTTTTATCGGTGTGGAATCAGCAGTATGGCTTTCCGGACGAGCTAAGAGGCAGCAGGATGTTAAATGGGCAACACTCACCGGCTTACTCATTGCATTAGCCATCTACCTTCTTATTACGTTCTTGGCTATGGGGGCCTTACCCGCCAAAGAATTGATGGTTGCCGATAAACCTTTAGTTGATGTCTTAACGAAAATTATTGGACCGAAAGGTTCGTTTATCATGGCAACTCTCGGTGTCCTTTCCATGCTCGGCGCAACGGTTGGTTGGATTTTACTCAGTGTCGAGGTCCCTTACCAATCCGCACGCCTCAATCTCTTCCCGCACTGGTTTGTTAAAGAAAATAAAAATGGTGCCCCTTACCGTGCAGCCTGGATTACGAATGGCCTCACGCAATTGTTCCTGCTCTCAATGATCTCCGATACCATTGCTAATGCCTTTAACGAAATGATTGTCATCGCCACCCTTGCCAACTTAGTTCCTTACCTTTTCTCAGGCATTTATTCTCTGAAAGTTGTTTTAAAGGGTGAAAACTATGGCAAAATTAAGATTGGTAAACGTTTTCTTGACGGGACTATGGCCTTGGGTGCTTCTCTCTATTCCCTCTGGGTTTTGAAAACCGGATTAAGCGATCTTAAGACCTTAGCTCTCGGAATGTTACTCATTGTATCCGGGTTAGTACTGGTTCCGCTCCTGCCAAAGCACGAAATGCTCAAGGAATAG
- a CDS encoding GGDEF domain-containing protein, protein MSNKIIDHKVVRKDYLFFMEIFLLWLVLLAITISTTPGANLSAFVLMSCTVAAFVIGYIFGSMTGLITSLAFVFIYGSYLIYSVLVSGSITELKVQYVVWLFVIPFGSYLSGQMGSYVNNLVWQLEKQTVLEDFVTIDETTKFLNRKAFFGKLEEEISRSRRFDQPLTLMVIVLVNETEMRTVFGQHGMSNIIVEMAKVIEEHTRIIDMKGSIDEKTTAVILPGTSGEGAAVVVEKLNNSLDRVSVSLDGKRKVLKLRVRLGKAEVRKGEDDIFALYDRALEETKYDLG, encoded by the coding sequence GTGAGCAATAAAATCATCGATCATAAAGTAGTTCGGAAAGATTATCTTTTCTTTATGGAAATTTTCCTCCTTTGGTTAGTATTATTGGCAATCACTATATCAACAACTCCGGGTGCTAATTTATCAGCCTTTGTTCTAATGAGTTGTACTGTAGCCGCTTTTGTCATTGGCTACATCTTTGGGTCGATGACCGGGCTGATTACTTCCTTAGCTTTTGTTTTTATTTACGGTTCTTATTTAATTTATAGCGTCTTGGTGAGTGGGAGTATCACAGAACTCAAGGTTCAATATGTTGTTTGGCTGTTCGTCATTCCCTTTGGCTCCTATTTATCCGGACAGATGGGTTCATATGTGAATAATCTTGTCTGGCAGTTGGAGAAACAGACCGTTCTTGAAGACTTTGTTACTATTGATGAAACGACCAAATTTCTAAATCGTAAAGCCTTCTTCGGCAAGTTAGAAGAAGAAATATCTCGTTCCCGTCGATTTGATCAACCATTGACCCTTATGGTAATTGTTCTTGTTAATGAGACAGAAATGCGTACAGTTTTCGGACAACATGGGATGAGCAATATTATCGTCGAAATGGCTAAGGTCATTGAGGAGCACACACGTATTATCGATATGAAAGGCAGTATTGACGAAAAAACTACTGCTGTAATTCTTCCTGGTACTTCCGGTGAAGGTGCTGCCGTTGTGGTAGAAAAGCTCAATAATTCATTAGACCGAGTGAGTGTTTCTCTTGATGGGAAGCGTAAAGTGCTAAAACTAAGGGTAAGGCTGGGAAAAGCCGAAGTAAGGAAAGGTGAGGATGATATCTTTGCACTTTATGACCGTGCCTTGGAAGAAACTAAGTATGATCTTGGCTAG